A section of the Bradyrhizobium oligotrophicum S58 genome encodes:
- a CDS encoding tetratricopeptide repeat protein, producing the protein MTILRLTCFLAALAVLATGARAQISLTPPALQQPPADKPKPAERAPEKPAEKPKPPAPPVAAKKPAPAKAPPSAPSAPPPPPAANDPNADLVYGAYQRGQYKTAFDLASPRAQAGDPKAMAMLGQLYENAMGIRRDYDKAAIWYKRASEAGDREAMFALAMMRLAGRGGPVDKPEAVKLLASAAKLGEPKAAYNLALLYLDGQTLPQDLKRSAELLRMAADAGNPEAQYALATFYKEGTGVPKDPEKAVRLLQAAALADNVDAEVEYAIALYNGIGTPENKPAAVSLLRRAARQNSPIAQNRLAWLLYYGAGAPIDKVEGYKWHLVAKTAGKGDPKLDEKFADMPPEDRAKGEQAAKRWLGTIK; encoded by the coding sequence ATGACGATCCTGCGCCTCACATGTTTTCTGGCTGCGCTCGCCGTGCTGGCGACGGGCGCGCGCGCGCAGATCTCGCTGACGCCCCCGGCCTTGCAACAGCCGCCGGCCGACAAGCCCAAACCTGCCGAGAGGGCGCCGGAGAAACCGGCCGAGAAGCCGAAGCCGCCGGCGCCGCCGGTTGCCGCCAAGAAGCCGGCGCCGGCCAAAGCGCCGCCGTCGGCCCCCTCAGCCCCCCCGCCCCCGCCGGCGGCCAACGATCCCAATGCGGACCTGGTCTACGGCGCCTATCAGCGCGGCCAGTACAAGACCGCCTTCGACCTGGCCTCGCCGCGGGCGCAGGCCGGCGACCCCAAGGCGATGGCGATGCTCGGCCAGCTCTACGAGAACGCCATGGGCATCCGCCGCGACTACGACAAGGCCGCGATCTGGTACAAGCGCGCCTCCGAGGCCGGCGACCGCGAGGCGATGTTCGCTTTGGCGATGATGCGGCTGGCGGGACGCGGCGGCCCGGTCGACAAGCCGGAGGCGGTGAAGCTGCTCGCCTCCGCCGCGAAGCTCGGCGAACCCAAGGCCGCCTATAATCTGGCGCTGCTCTATCTCGACGGCCAGACCCTGCCGCAGGACCTGAAGCGCTCGGCCGAGCTGCTGCGCATGGCGGCGGATGCCGGCAATCCGGAAGCGCAATATGCGCTGGCGACCTTCTACAAGGAAGGAACCGGCGTTCCGAAGGATCCGGAAAAGGCCGTCCGGCTGCTGCAGGCGGCGGCGCTCGCCGACAATGTCGATGCCGAGGTCGAATACGCGATCGCACTCTACAACGGCATCGGCACGCCCGAGAACAAGCCCGCGGCGGTGTCCCTGCTGCGCCGGGCGGCTCGGCAGAACAGCCCGATCGCGCAGAACCGGCTCGCCTGGCTGCTGTATTACGGTGCCGGCGCGCCGATCGACAAAGTCGAGGGCTACAAATGGCACCTGGTCGCCAAGACCGCGGGCAAGGGTGACCCCAAGCTGGACGAGAAGTTCGCCGACATGCCGCCGGAGGACCGCGCCAAGGGCGAGCAGGCGGCCAAGCGCTGGCTCGGCACCATCAAGTGA
- a CDS encoding inositol monophosphatase family protein, protein MIHSALINVMVKAARRAGRNLKRDLGEIEHLQVSLKGPANFVSRADKKAEEMLYEDLSKARPGYGFIGEEGGKREGSDKSHTWIVDPLDGTTNFLHGIPQFAISIALQREDTIIAGVIYNPANDELYIAERGKGAFLNDQRLRVAARRQLHECVIACGLPHIGRGDHQLFLREMTSLQVKVAGLRRFGAASLDLAFVAAGRFDAYWERDLQPWDIAAGLIMVREAGGTVSGIDGKEDALTTGHVICGNEVIHRELVKVLKAAS, encoded by the coding sequence ATGATCCATTCCGCCCTCATCAACGTCATGGTCAAGGCCGCGCGCCGCGCCGGCCGCAACCTCAAGCGCGATCTCGGCGAGATCGAGCACCTTCAGGTGTCGCTGAAGGGACCTGCGAACTTCGTCTCGCGCGCCGACAAGAAGGCGGAGGAGATGCTCTACGAGGATCTCTCCAAGGCCCGCCCCGGCTATGGCTTCATCGGCGAGGAAGGCGGCAAGCGCGAAGGCAGCGACAAGTCGCACACCTGGATCGTCGACCCGCTCGACGGCACTACCAATTTCCTGCACGGCATCCCGCAATTCGCGATCTCGATCGCGCTCCAGCGCGAGGACACGATCATCGCCGGCGTCATCTACAACCCGGCGAATGACGAGCTCTACATCGCCGAGCGCGGCAAGGGCGCGTTCCTCAACGACCAGCGGCTGCGCGTCGCCGCGCGCCGTCAGCTCCACGAATGCGTCATCGCCTGCGGCCTGCCGCATATCGGCCGCGGCGATCACCAGCTGTTCCTGCGCGAGATGACCTCGCTGCAGGTCAAGGTCGCGGGTCTGCGCCGCTTCGGCGCCGCCTCGCTCGATCTCGCCTTCGTCGCCGCCGGCCGCTTCGACGCCTATTGGGAGCGCGATCTGCAGCCGTGGGACATCGCAGCCGGCCTGATCATGGTGCGCGAGGCCGGCGGCACCGTCTCCGGCATCGACGGCAAGGAAGACGCGCTGACCACGGGCCACGTCATCTGCGGCAACGAGGTCATCCACCGCGAGCTGGTGAAGGTGCTCAAAGCGGCGTCGTAA
- a CDS encoding class I fructose-bisphosphate aldolase, producing MNLSALNTTALAMVTPGKGILAADESTGTIKKRFDAIKVESTEQNRRDYREMLFRSDGMKYISGVILYDETIRQNAADGTPLVKLIERAGCIPGIKVDEGTRPLPSCPGETVTIGLDRLADRLTTYYALGARFAKWRAVIAIDKDNIPSMTAVHVNAHALGRYAALCQAANIVPIVEPEVLMDGDHDIERCFEVTRRVLDEVFHELRIQRVALDGMILKPNMVVSGKSCPEQAAVAEVAERTVQMLRECVPAAVPGIAFLSGGQSDEDATAHLDAMNRLGPLPWKLTFSYGRALQAAPQQAWAGKAANTPAGQRAFSHRARMNALASRGEWTAALEKEAA from the coding sequence ATGAATCTCTCCGCACTGAACACGACGGCCCTTGCCATGGTCACACCCGGCAAGGGCATTCTCGCCGCCGACGAATCCACCGGCACGATCAAGAAGCGCTTCGATGCCATCAAGGTCGAATCGACCGAGCAGAACCGCCGCGATTATCGCGAGATGCTGTTTCGCAGCGACGGCATGAAATATATCTCCGGCGTCATCCTCTATGATGAGACCATCAGGCAGAACGCCGCCGACGGCACGCCGCTGGTCAAGCTGATCGAACGGGCCGGCTGCATCCCCGGCATCAAGGTTGACGAGGGCACCCGGCCCCTGCCCTCCTGTCCCGGCGAGACGGTCACGATCGGCCTCGACCGGCTTGCGGATCGGCTGACGACGTACTACGCGCTAGGTGCGCGCTTCGCCAAATGGCGGGCCGTGATCGCTATCGACAAGGACAACATCCCTTCGATGACCGCCGTTCATGTCAATGCGCATGCGCTCGGCCGCTACGCCGCGCTGTGCCAGGCTGCGAACATTGTGCCGATTGTCGAACCGGAGGTGCTGATGGATGGCGATCACGATATCGAGCGCTGTTTCGAGGTGACGCGCCGCGTGCTCGATGAGGTCTTTCACGAATTGCGGATCCAGCGCGTCGCGCTGGATGGCATGATCCTGAAGCCGAACATGGTGGTCTCCGGCAAATCATGTCCCGAGCAGGCCGCTGTCGCGGAGGTGGCCGAGAGGACCGTGCAGATGCTCAGGGAATGCGTGCCCGCGGCGGTGCCCGGCATCGCCTTCCTGTCCGGCGGCCAGTCCGACGAGGACGCGACCGCGCATCTGGATGCGATGAACAGGCTCGGGCCGCTGCCGTGGAAGCTGACGTTTTCCTATGGCCGCGCCCTGCAGGCAGCGCCGCAACAGGCGTGGGCGGGCAAGGCGGCGAACACGCCGGCCGGCCAGCGCGCCTTCAGCCACCGCGCCCGCATGAATGCGCTTGCGAGCCGCGGCGAGTGGACAGCAGCGCTCGAGAAAGAGGCGGCCTAA
- a CDS encoding thiamine phosphate synthase produces the protein MSNKTASARPAPRLYLATPVVTDPAALAASLPAILAGADVAAVLVRLKDSDPRSMITTVKALAPAIQGTGAALLIDGHPDIVARAGADGAHLTGVAALEEAMAGLKPDRIAGSGGLSTRHDSMRAGELGADYVLFGERDAQGRRPSPDAVNERLAWWAELFEPPCIGYAISLKEAADFVAAGADFVLVDDLVWNDARGPAAALAEIGAAIQAAHATASVTAPVQS, from the coding sequence GTGTCGAACAAGACGGCATCCGCGCGGCCTGCGCCGCGCCTCTATCTGGCAACGCCCGTCGTCACCGATCCGGCGGCGCTCGCAGCCAGCCTGCCCGCGATCCTCGCCGGCGCCGACGTCGCCGCGGTGCTGGTGCGGCTCAAGGACAGCGATCCGCGCAGCATGATCACGACGGTCAAGGCGCTGGCACCGGCGATCCAAGGTACCGGCGCGGCGCTGCTGATCGACGGACACCCCGACATCGTTGCCCGCGCGGGCGCCGACGGAGCACACCTGACCGGGGTCGCCGCGCTTGAGGAGGCCATGGCCGGGCTGAAGCCGGACCGCATCGCCGGCAGCGGCGGGCTGTCGACGCGCCATGATTCGATGCGCGCGGGCGAGCTCGGCGCCGATTACGTGTTGTTCGGCGAGCGCGATGCGCAGGGCCGGCGGCCGTCGCCGGACGCCGTCAACGAGCGCCTGGCCTGGTGGGCCGAACTGTTCGAGCCGCCCTGCATCGGCTATGCCATCTCGCTGAAGGAAGCGGCCGATTTCGTCGCAGCCGGAGCCGATTTCGTGCTCGTCGACGATCTCGTCTGGAACGACGCGCGCGGGCCGGCCGCGGCGCTCGCAGAGATCGGCGCGGCAATCCAGGCCGCCCATGCGACAGCGTCAGTCACTGCGCCTGTCCAGAGCTGA